One window of the Vicia villosa cultivar HV-30 ecotype Madison, WI unplaced genomic scaffold, Vvil1.0 ctg.000301F_1_1_1, whole genome shotgun sequence genome contains the following:
- the LOC131626510 gene encoding GATA transcription factor 11-like: MPEDIPNMKDSWFFDKNFNGLSDEIFDELHFFDFPLEDVETNPVEEDWSARFQSIDEPCFDAFSVTPVGLCGKTKNENPQVGNGFSAAPCNEISSIKEVAKTVEPTYGKTIPNQDALYGKTIPNQDASFYEKKVLLQYSPVSVFEGSSGASSVENSTFDLPVFPVKRPRSKRRRPSKSNPVFSFSFIPNSPTLQKHYKTPVSKKQRKKDVYVPSGDADTGSQESVTFRKCTHCEITKTPQWREGPNGPKTLCNACGVRYRSGRLYPEYRPANSPTFVESVHSNCHKKVLEMRGGGVIKGGARSCSTSLPSTLPGNSVGQHYHGTY, encoded by the exons ATGCCTGAG GATATTCCTAACATGAAGGACTCTTGGTTTTTTGACAAGAATTTTAATGGGTTGTCGGATGAGATTTTCGACGAGCTTCATTTTTTCGATTTTCCGTTAGAAGATGTTGAGACTAATCCTGTTGAAGAAGATTGGAGTGCTCGATTTCAAAGCATTGATGAGCCGTGTTTTGATGCTTTTTCAGTGACACCAGTGGGATTGTGTGGCAAAACTAAAAATGAAAATCCCCAAGTTGGGAATGGCTTCTCTGCTGCTCCT TGTAACGAAATTTCCTCAATAAAAGAAGTGGCAAAGACTGTTGAACCAACATATGGAAAAACTATTCCCAACCAGGATGCCTTATATGGAAAAACTATACCCAACCAGGATGCCTCTTTCTATGAAAAGAAAGTTTTGCTTCAATACAGCCCAGTTTCTGTTTTCGAAGGCAGTAGTGGTGCTTCCTCAGTTGAGAATTCCACCTTTGACCTGCCCGTCTTCCCAGTAAAGCGCCCTCGAAGTAAACGCCGGCGTCCCTCAAAGTCAAATCCTGtattttcattttctttcataCCTAATTCACCGACATTgcaaaaacattataaaacacCTGTCTCTAAGAAACAGAGAAAAAAGGACGTCTACGTGCCCTCAGGCGATGCTGATACGGGATCTCAAGAGTCAGTTACCTTCAGAAAATGCACGCATTGCGAGATCACAAAGACTCCACAATGGAGAGAGGGACCCAACGGTCCCAAAACGCTCTGCAATGCTTGTGGTGTTCGGTACAGGTCTGGCCGCCTCTATCCCGAATACCGTCCAGCAAACAGCCCCACTTTTGTAGAATCAGTTCACTCAAACTGTCACAAGAAGGTTCTCGAGATGCGAGGCGGCGGTGTCATCAAAGGAGGTGCTAGAAGCTGTTCTACGTCGCTGCCATCAACTCTTCCTGGAAACTCGGTAGGACAGCATTATCATGGAACTTATTGA